One part of the Lotus japonicus ecotype B-129 chromosome 2, LjGifu_v1.2 genome encodes these proteins:
- the LOC130740721 gene encoding alkylbase DNA glycosidase-like protein mag2 isoform X1: protein MKRTRSQTKPYSNPNDSLSSSKISFRARKIRRTPLITNKNPNPEPETSSKPSPTTISKPLTATGEIEAALNHLRAADPLLANCIDSLPPPHFSNDVVVTPFFSLTKSIISQQLSNKAASAIESRFVSLCGGRDSVLPDVVLSLSPVQLRQVGISGPKATYLHDLATKYIDGILSDSTILQMDDETLHEKLTLVKGIGPWSVHMFMIFTLHRPDVLPVGDLVVRRGVERLYGLKALPAPSLMERLCQKWKPYSSVASCYMYKFMDAKGVLPLPATTITDHQQMGGGE from the exons ATGAAGCGAACACGATCCCAaacaaaaccctattcaaatcCAAACGATTCACTTTCCTCTTCCAAAATCTCCTTCCGCGCGCGAAAAATCCGACGAACCCCCCTCATCACCAACAAAAACCCTAACCCAGAACCAGAGACTTCATCAAAACCCTCTCCCACCACCATCTCAAAGCCGTTAACCGCCACCGGCGAAATCGAAGCCGCCCTCAACCACCTCCGCGCCGCCGATCCCCTCTTAGCCAACTGCATCGACTCTCTCCCTCCTCCTCACTTCTCAAACGACGTCGTCGTCACCCCCTTCTTCTCCCTCACGAAGAGCATCATCTCCCAGCAACTCTCCAACAAAGCAGCCTCCGCCATCGAATCCCGCTTCGTCTCCCTCTGCGGCGGCCGCGATTCGGTTCTCCCCGACGTCGTTTTGTCCTTGTCTCCCGTTCAGCTCCGGCAGGTTGGAATCTCCGGACCCAAAGCGACTTACCTCCACGACCTCGCCACCAAGTACATCGATGGGATTCTCTCGGATTCTACTATCCTGCAAATGGACGATGAGACGCTGCACGAGAAGCTTACCTTGGTTAAGGGAATTGGGCCTTGGTCTGTTCACATGTTCATGATTTTCACGCTTCACCGCCCTGATGTTCTTCCTGTTGGGGACCTCGTTGTTCGGAGAGGAGTGGAGCGATTGTATGGACTTAAGGCATTGCCTGCTCCTTCCCTGATGGAACGATTGTGCCAGAAATGGAAGCCTTATAGCTCTGTTGCCTCTTGCTACATGTATAAGTTTATGGATGCTAAAGGGGTGTTGCCATTGCCAGCCACCACTATCACAGATCATCAACAGATGG GTGGTGGGGAGTGA
- the LOC130740721 gene encoding alkylbase DNA glycosidase-like protein mag2 isoform X2, with product MKRTRSQTKPYSNPNDSLSSSKISFRARKIRRTPLITNKNPNPEPETSSKPSPTTISKPLTATGEIEAALNHLRAADPLLANCIDSLPPPHFSNDVVVTPFFSLTKSIISQQLSNKAASAIESRFVSLCGGRDSVLPDVVLSLSPVQLRQVGISGPKATYLHDLATKYIDGILSDSTILQMDDETLHEKLTLVKGIGPWSVHMFMIFTLHRPDVLPVGDLVVRRGVERLYGLKALPAPSLMERLCQKWKPYSSVASCYMYKFMDAKGVLPLPATTITDHQQMG from the coding sequence ATGAAGCGAACACGATCCCAaacaaaaccctattcaaatcCAAACGATTCACTTTCCTCTTCCAAAATCTCCTTCCGCGCGCGAAAAATCCGACGAACCCCCCTCATCACCAACAAAAACCCTAACCCAGAACCAGAGACTTCATCAAAACCCTCTCCCACCACCATCTCAAAGCCGTTAACCGCCACCGGCGAAATCGAAGCCGCCCTCAACCACCTCCGCGCCGCCGATCCCCTCTTAGCCAACTGCATCGACTCTCTCCCTCCTCCTCACTTCTCAAACGACGTCGTCGTCACCCCCTTCTTCTCCCTCACGAAGAGCATCATCTCCCAGCAACTCTCCAACAAAGCAGCCTCCGCCATCGAATCCCGCTTCGTCTCCCTCTGCGGCGGCCGCGATTCGGTTCTCCCCGACGTCGTTTTGTCCTTGTCTCCCGTTCAGCTCCGGCAGGTTGGAATCTCCGGACCCAAAGCGACTTACCTCCACGACCTCGCCACCAAGTACATCGATGGGATTCTCTCGGATTCTACTATCCTGCAAATGGACGATGAGACGCTGCACGAGAAGCTTACCTTGGTTAAGGGAATTGGGCCTTGGTCTGTTCACATGTTCATGATTTTCACGCTTCACCGCCCTGATGTTCTTCCTGTTGGGGACCTCGTTGTTCGGAGAGGAGTGGAGCGATTGTATGGACTTAAGGCATTGCCTGCTCCTTCCCTGATGGAACGATTGTGCCAGAAATGGAAGCCTTATAGCTCTGTTGCCTCTTGCTACATGTATAAGTTTATGGATGCTAAAGGGGTGTTGCCATTGCCAGCCACCACTATCACAGATCATCAACAGATGGGTTAG